The Setaria viridis chromosome 9, Setaria_viridis_v4.0, whole genome shotgun sequence sequence AAGCCATTACTTAACTTAGCAGCCtctgtattttattttatttggctCCTACTCTAATCCAATGTACTACGGCCTCAGTTATGAATTTACACTGCATTTCTTCCAGCTAACCTAAGACACCTTGGAAAATCCATCCATTATACCCGTTGAGAGACATGTTAGTAACACATGGTTGCAACGATATTCAGACAACATTTTCGAAACAACTTAAGCACAGGAAAACTAGATACTACTGTACAAGTATACCTGGGCTGTGCTTCCTTCCCTTGTTCCACGGCGTGTTACCCTTGTTCGCCTGTGATATTCGCATCCGCCTGAGCCTCTCCCTCTCGTCCacgtcctcctgctgctcctccgtCAGGAGCTCGATCCCCACCgcatccgcgccgccgtccagcgccagcgccagcgccgggCCCGCGTCCGCGACCACTCGGACCGCGCCGTTGCAGGGGCGTCGCGTAGGGACGAGGCGCAGGAGCCGCGGCCGCGATGAATCGGTGGAGCGCGGCCACGGGGGCATCTGCTGGAGCCGTGGCCCGGAGAAGATCCAGTAGCCGCCCTGCAGCTGCGGCGCCATCGGACGAGTGGCGGAGTAGAGGGATCCCTACGGCGAGCCGAGAGCCCGCGTGGATtgcgcgcggccggggcggagggAAACGgaaggaggcgaggaggcgacAGGTTTTTGGCTCCCGGAGCAAGATGGGAGCGGTGGAAACGAGGGAGGACGATGAGTGTGTGGGGCGCAGGAGGACCGTGGCGGGGATAAGACGCGCCGCAAGATGGGCGATAAACTTTCCTTCACCCTCGTGGGCAAACACAGCAATTTTCGGTGCTGGCCATGGATTACGTCAACGTAAGCATGGAGCACGAGCTAATCATCTTCTCATCAGAAGATTTGTCAGGGACTGAGAAGCGGATATCCTATTAGGGCCCTGGTTTCTTGTGCTTCCTcgattccaaattactattcgttttaatttttttacataCATCATAtgttatatatctagatataaatATATACGTAAAGTGTATATAAAATTATGtacgtagaaaaatcaaaataaataataattcaGACACGCCAATCTCGTAAGAGAAAATCGGATGATGTGGGTCCATTTCGAGCAAGGCATACTGATTTCTGATCTCGACCCACCTTTAGTATATCCCATTTCCTCCGGTTGGGAAACTCGAGCTGGATCTGTATGGCCAGCTTTTCTTCGAAGATGTTTTGAGACGTGAGCTTCCGTAAGGGGCTGATCAAGTTCTTAGGTTGAAAATCACGTGACACGGACGGATGGGACTCCTCACGTGACTTGGAGGTTGATCAAGGTATACCAGCCAGCAAGAGCCCAACGGTCTCCGCCACCTCCCGACGACCCCCAGGCCATCGGAGGCGGAAGAGACCGCGgtctccgccggcggcgaccgcacCAACTTTTTCCCCTCTCTCAGCTGTAGCTGGATCGAGAGGCTTCGAGAGAAGTTCTAGGGTGTGAAGTAATTTCGCTCACCGTGGTGCAAAATGGAAAGCCAGACTTCCCCGATTGCACATGAGGAAGCATAGAACGTAGAATGACGGGCCTTCATCATCATTTCAGGCCCTCATTTCCCCATCTCAGGCCCACTCGTGCCTTGTGCTCTTGGGCTCTGGGCCCATGCAGCCAAACGGTCCGACGGACGGCCTGCTTTAATTTTCTTCTCCCAGAACAAACAAACATGGTAATCAATCAACTGGAGCAGAACGACGAATTTAGCCAGCTCATTAGCCCCAACCTCGACAACGATAACCCACCCGCCGGCGAgccccaccggccggccggggagagCCACGGCCAAGGCAGCCAGGTCACACGACGGTACCAGCAGAGCAGCCCCGTATGCCGTACCCGGCGCACATGCCACatcgctcgctcgctctctGGCCATTGGCAGTTTGGCATGGCACAACACGTCAACACGATGCGATAGTGTGCTTGACTGCTTGTGTAACAGCAACTATCCAGTCGCGTGTGTGTGACGCTGTGACCCCGCCACCAAAAGGGCCAAGGCTCACGCGCAGCCCGTGCGACCGCGGTGGGCGCCTCCGGGTTCCGGCTCACGCGTCGTGGAGACGagaccgccggcgccgcctttCAACGATTTCACGCGTCCCGGCacgccaggcggcggcggcggcctgcgggTCGGACGGGACGTGGCCGTCCATCGCGCCCTGGCTGATGGGATCGATGTGTTGCCTGCCCTGGGGGCTGGGCGCACTGTGCCGGCGAAAGGCGTCTTCACAGCGATGCGAATGCGATGCGGGCGTTGAATGGACGGACGGGGCACGCCGAATTGATTCGATCGGTGGCCAAAACGAAACGCGTGTGTACATTTATACACCTGTACAAATGCGCCGCGAGCGGTGTATGCGTACGGCCTGCACTGGCAGGAGTTACGGCtggagaagcagcagcagcgtggAGAGGATGACGAGACACAAGTGTGGGGGAACCACCAGGAACAGTCGTCGTTGCGTCCAAAGGCCTCCgttcgcggccgccgccgccgccggagtggtCGTCGGCACGTCGGACCCTGCCGTGCCAGGAGAGTTTGTCAGTGCCGACACTTTTGTCAGGACCCGGGCGGGTTGATCAAAACAAGCAGATTTTATTTGTTCGCCGTTTTAACTACTGGAACGTGTATTCCAAGATTTTACAATGCATACTACTACAATTGCAACGCGTATTTAATTAGCTCACAATGCTACACCCTGTACAATTCACACGCTAATACTCGGTGGAGTGGTATCATGCTAAGCTCTGAATTCTGGACTTTGTACAGACGGATGATGATCTAGCAAGTGAAATTTGCAAGACACATTTGTTTTCAGGACCCGAGACAGAATCTAGGcgaacttaaaaaaaatcacagcGGGTTGACATGATGATTTCCTAAGTACAATCGCTTTTAGAGTTGTTCAGTGATCGGTTGGTTGCCAAGTCCCACCAGGATAGCCACATTGCAGCAGAACGCAAGCGCATCGAGAAAAGGGTCGTTGCGTCTACCGCACGCGGGGGGGACAGGCTAGCCAGAGCAAAGCCGGACGCACCTGACTCCATCGGCGCCGCGGCCCCGCCCGGCGGCTCGGCGACGGGCATCCCGAGCGCGGCGCagagcctcggcggcggcgcgtcgacgCGGCAGATGGTGGGCAGCGCCAGCGCGCGCACGGGGTCCACGCGGACGCCGCCGTAGCCCGCGAGGAACCCGCACAGGCAGgcagcgccgtcgccgcccacgaCGGCCGCGAGCGCGCCGCAGCAGCCCTTGTCGGGCCGCGTCAGCGCGCTGCGGCGCTCCACGTACGTCAGGCACGGCGCCAGGCTCCGCAGCGCGCCCGCGCAGTCAAGcgacgccggcgcgggggcgCCCAGGGGCGCGGCGGATATCtgcgcccgcgcgcccggcgccaGTGCAGCCGCGAGGAGGGCCAGGAGCACGAACGCCGCGTGTGGCATCATCATCGCGGCCGtggcgtcgccgtcgctgccgctgGTTCCTGGGATTCCTGGTGTCCGGAGGGTGCTCTGTTTGACATGCGGGGATGGGGGAGCTCACTGCTCAGCGTGCGcctgtgtgtccgtttgtgcgCCTGTGTTCGTGCGCGTAGACCGAGCGAGTGACGGGGATGTGAGGTTAAGTAGTGGTAGCTTGTGGCCTTGTGGGCAACGCTAGCTGCTGGGGTGTAacggctggagcctggaggggCCATTGCGTTCTTGCCTAACGGCCAACGGCTGGGGTAATACGACATGAAACCGTACGATAGTAATTGAAGACGAGTGCAGATCGAAATTAGCAAAGTTAATGGAGCAATCAAGAATTCAATTCGTGGGGAACATACAAAAGCATCGGGCAAAGATGTGGTGCTGGCTGGTGCGAAGGCGATAGTCCAGGCTTCCAGCTAACTAATTTGCGATTAGCACGTAACAAGAAAATGGCATTCTGATTGAAACAAGTTACAGTCCTAATCGGCGATACACCGAATAGTAGGCCACGCTGTTTCTTCGCTGCCATGCAATTATAGCCATTTGGACGGATACTTGATTATTAAATCTTACTACTATTGTTCCATTGTACGTTCCAAAGTTGATTTTGTCCTAGAGTTCTTTTGTTCTATACAAATTCAGTATGTGATATATAACTCAAGTAACTGTGATTGATTGAAACGATCGGATATCTAAGATGAGTAGCTTCACAAAACACACAGTAGCACGCATAACCACAAACATTATAGTTTCACAAAGCTACAACCAAAGCGCCCGGCATCTCGTGAACTGAGTTTAGCTTGATTAGTTAGATTTTTTTAGTGAAACCTAAGTACTCCTGTTTTCTTGGTTGGCAGCAGAGGTTGCATGGCTCAATCATGcactcttttttttaatatatgatGTTAAGTACAGGCTAATCGGTTCATAAATATCATATATTTAGCAGAGTAAATAAAAGCTATGGGATTAAAAAGTGGTTCAATCATATAAATGCGAAGATGATAGAAATAAAATGCATCCACCAAACTACCGGACCAAAGCTAAAGCAAAGGTTAGATATCCTCCCACCGGTCAAACTAACCATATCAGGAGCAAAATGTATCGTTCCAGCCGATAAGCAAGAGGGGTAATTTATACGACTACATTATCTTAGAGCCACAGCAACTCGACAAAAAGCTCTGAGCCTCTGTAGCACCGAATGAATGAAAACAAATCATAACGCCATTAGCACGATAATAATAACATGCTATACTAATTGCTCTGACTTAGCATGGCTGAACAGAAGCGCGAGGACTTAAAATATGGCAAATGGTCAGAAGCTTTGAACCGTAAAATCTCCAGTGGCTCGTGCAAGATACTGGTATGGCAGAACCGTAAGATGATGGTACAGGACATGCCTAGCATGGAGGGCTGGTGGTGACTTATCACTCAACCGATACAAACATTATTTGAACACCGTTCAACTAGTTCCATCAAGATGAACAAAGAATCACGGCACCCATGCTCACGTTATCAAGCAGCTAAAAATTCCGAACCACCAATACACAGAAAGAGAAACTCTGTAAAGTAGCAAGTGATTACTCGTATTTTCCCCAAGGCACAAGGGCAAGAACCTGCTCACTCAAAATTGAGGCCTGAAGTGTCGTAACATCCAATGCAAAGCCAGCTGTGTAAGCATCTCAGGTGCACCCACAGCCATTGTTTTTAGCATAATTACTCTCCTACGGTCATTCCAAAACCAAACTTGTAATTCTTCTTACAATGGTCAATCTGCACCACAACATTGTAATGTTGATAAATATTCCACTAAACCTTGACATTTATTTCTTGTTGATTCCACAAGTGCAAGAAAACATATCTGCAGGAAGTGATTGTGAGTCATTATGTCGTTCTTACCTCAGCAGAAAGAAGGAAGTTGACACCCATGTTCAATCTCTCCTCCAAGTATGCAGCAACAACACCATTTGAGTCGATTTTGCCTCTTAGACGGCACTGCAACAGAATTTATTTCCAAAAAATTATGAGAAAGGAACTAAGGAAAAATAGAGGAATACAACAATCGTGTATGACATCCTTGTGAATTCATACAGTTCATGCATATTCATTTATAGAAACAAACTGATGAAGACATACACTACTTGGAGGAACTCAATAGCTAATGCAATGTTATCTGGCATGGAATGTAAGAGGTTTTAAACACTGACCTGCCTAAGCAAGTAATCATAACCAAAGCTGGTAGTTACGTCTTTTGACATGTGGTTATACATGAAGTCAGATGCGAGGGAAACCTGCAAATAAGTGTAAACTTAGAATCAAGTCAACACAGCACATGAAAGCATTCTGTTGTCATGGTGGATGTCCCAACCTTCTCAGAAACTTTCTGGACATAACTTAAGGCAACTATTCCGGTGCTTGCGACTTGTAGAGTACCCACCTGAAATGTTTAAGATAAAACAGTGATTACTGTGATTATGTTACATTCTTAAAAGCAACTCAGGTCCCTATGTGCAACACAAGTGTGAGCTCTAAGGCTTTAAGCCACTTAGGTAAAGCTTAATGAGCTAAGCAATGACAAAATGGTGTTCTTATATTAGATCCCTGACAATGTTGAGTTTCACTTTCCAACCAGTTCACAAAAAGCTAAGCTATTGAGGAAAGGTGGGCAACTGGACAACCTACTCATACTCAGGGTTAAATGTATTGCTAGTGTATCAGCGATTATCACCAATTCTTAAACAGGCCAAATTTTTTTGGATGCATTTAAATTTAGGTAGAAAACTGAGTTCTGCCGCAGGCGCAGTGTGCCCCATCCTTTATTTTGTTCTCAAAAACATTAACTGACGTGGGCCCGCTGTCTGCACTAGCCAACATGAAATGCAAGTACAGGGGTTTGAACGTACAACCTAGTGTATGCCAAGGAATAGACCTTGGCTAGCCAATCAATACTGTTTGAGAACAGAATCTTCTTTTAGTTATTCGTCTTTAAGAATTTGATTGAATTTAAATGTAACTATGTGATTTTCCCCCAAAGTGATTCCAATAAATCAATAATATTGAGTCTATTGGCGAGCTCCAACAAAATCTTCAAAAGATAGCGTTAAGACAGCTCATACGTCACTAGGCCTACAATGCTACGACATAAGCTCAACATCTGACATGAACCTAGTCCATGTTTGTAACTCCTTCGGACAAACCATCGGATCCATCAATAAAAAGGGTGTACCCTGTGCTGAAAGTTCCCACACAAGGTGGGGTCTGGGGAAGGGAATTCCTAGACATCGGATCCATCAATGATCATAGTTATTTGTTACACAAATTTCAGGTAGGTCTTGAACAGAGTGTCTCCAGAAATGACACCAATAGCAATGTTGAAACTAAAAGGAACCAATAATTATGTCATTGTTCTTGTGTTCAGCAACATAATAACAATGGACAAGTGATTTTTGTATAAAACATGTAACTTCGAGAAAAGGCTTCTAGTTGTTTGTAAATAAAGCCTCAAAGATCTCACAAACTTTTGAAATACAGACAGCATAAAGAAAGTAGACACTGATCAAACACGAACATAGGGTAAATGAAACTATGTGATTAAAGCTTAAGTCAATTAGAACATACTAAGTCAATAACCAGTTCATCCCTTGTTGCAAAATGAACAAGCAAAATATAAATGATTGCTCCAAGCTCCTTACCATTTTATCCGTATTATAGCGAGAGGCAAAACCAATTCCAGACTTCCTTTGGTGACCAAGCCAGAACATTTCAGTTCCCATCGACAGGTTCGGAGTAACACTCTGAAAAGTTAAGGTTCCATTGTCAGAAAAAGCTCAGAAATGATCAATCGATGTTGATAGCCATAACAAGTCTAGCTAATTTAAAGTAGAGAAAATGCACAACATTCTTAAAATTTCAATACAGAGGAATCTGGCATATAAAGAGTTATCCAATCCACAATTGACACTTAGCAAAGTACAAAATCAACATGCCACCCACAACTTTGATAGTGTTGAAAACTTGAACTGTAGTACCATAACCTAATTTCAGTCGCAAATAGCCAAATACACAAATTTTACTGTGCCCAAGTTACCTCGAATTTGGCATTGAACTAGCAACTCAATTTTACACACCCTGTAAGAAAATAACGTTTGTTTTCAAGTTTTGAAAACGCAAGGTTCAAATACCCACAGTGCAGACTGAATTGATTCTTAGCATCCACATTATGAGGATAATAAGAATGTAAGATAATCAATGGATGACATTATGAGTACTAAGCAATCAAATAGTAAATgctgaaggaaaaaaaatactagtaTGTAAGACTCAAACAGATAAGCACGAAGATGAATAAAGGAGATAAATCAAGGCCAGTGAATTTGTGTGGCAGTCAAACAACCAAagactttttttcttttttatcaaCGCCAATAACACTATGATGGGAATCAAAAC is a genomic window containing:
- the LOC117839443 gene encoding non-specific lipid transfer protein GPI-anchored 2, which codes for MMMPHAAFVLLALLAAALAPGARAQISAAPLGAPAPASLDCAGALRSLAPCLTYVERRSALTRPDKGCCGALAAVVGGDGAACLCGFLAGYGGVRVDPVRALALPTICRVDAPPPRLCAALGMPVAEPPGGAAAPMESGSDVPTTTPAAAAAANGGLWTQRRLFLVVPPHLCLVILSTLLLLLQP